One genomic window of Piliocolobus tephrosceles isolate RC106 chromosome 19, ASM277652v3, whole genome shotgun sequence includes the following:
- the ATP6V1E1 gene encoding V-type proton ATPase subunit E 1 has translation MMAFIEQEANEKAEEIDAKAEEEFNIEKGRLVQTQRLKIMEYYEKKEKQIEQQKKIQMSNLMNQARLKVLRARDDLITDLLNEAKQRLSKVVKDTTRYQVLLDGLVLQGLYQLLEPRMIVRCRKQDFPLVKAAVQKAIPMYKIATKNDVDVQIDQESYLPEDIAGGVEIYNGDRKIKVSNTLESRLDLIAQQMMPEVRGALFGANANRKFLD, from the exons ATGATGGCTTTCATTGAACAAGAAGCCAAtgagaaagcagaagaaatagaTGCAAAG GCAGAAGAAGAGTTCAACATAGAGAAAGGTCGGCTTGTGCAAACTCAAAGACTAAAGATTATGGAATAttatgagaagaaagagaaacagattgAGCAGCAGAAGAAAAT TCAGATGTCCAATTTGATGAATCAAGCGAGACTCAAAGTCCTCAGAGCGAGAGATGACCTCATCACA GACCTACTAAATGAAGCAAAACAGAGACTCAGCAAGGTGGTAAAGGATACAACCAGGTACCAGGTGCTGCTGGATGGACTGGTTCTCCAG GGTTTGTACCAGTTGCTGGAGCCCCGAATGATTGTTCGTTGCAGGAAACAAGATTTCCCTCTGGTAAAG gctgcagtgcagaagGCAATCCCTATGTACAAAATTGCCACCAAAAATGATGTTGATGTCCAAATTGACCAGGAGTCCTACCTGCCTGAAGACAT AGCTGGTGGAGTTGAGATCTATAATGGGGATCGTAAAATAAAGGTTTCCAACACCCTGGAAAGCCGGCTGGATCTCATAGCCCAGCAG